A stretch of DNA from Glycine max cultivar Williams 82 chromosome 18, Glycine_max_v4.0, whole genome shotgun sequence:
ttatgattttatatttaagttctGGGATCGAACCTCAAATCTTAATTAAAGGACCACTAGAGGAAGCCTAATATCTTAAATCctctttttgtactttttatatcaatatcaatttGCTGcttacataaaaaatcaaatagagaatTTTTTTGGCTCATAAACATTCTCAATGAAATCAATCAGTATTGTCTACTATAGAAActtaataaatcatatttttagttatatcttaataaaaaaataagggtTGAGATTCTCTACTGTTTAACGGTTTATTTAAACCGTAAGAGATGTGGTCTCGTGTTAGCCAAGTtgtaagagaattttttttaaggttacTAGGAATGAATTacatcaaagatttttttttttaaaatgaaatatatatatatatatatatatatatatatatatatatatatatatatatatatatatatatatatttgaattttgaactgtAGAATGAAACTTAAAACTATTCTAACATGCAGATCTCGATGGAAGGTATGGGTTTCCTTCCCGTTTCCCATTTTCCTATGAATTGACCATTGCCTCAGTTAcagttacaaaatttaatttacctCAATTCCTTGGACTTAGTTCTTGTTTTGGATCACGAATAGAGTGGTGCTCGAATCACTaacataatctatttttttaccaatttatttttgtaactcataaattttttaattaaaaaatattgatattacTGTTAGACCACGTTTATTGCTGTTGTGTAactaaaacctaaaaccaaaaacGGACATCTTGATCGTGAAATAAAGGGGCAAAAATAAAAGAGCTTTAGACACGCATAAAAGGGTACACATTACACAACAATTAAGGAATACTatttacactatttttttttcctattcaaactatgagtatgaattatataaattaagggTGTCCCAACTCACAACACAACAGTTTCCACACAAAGAGAGACTTTGCTTCTGCCTTCTGATGAGACTTTGAATAAATAGGGTTGCTTTCTCTTTTATGGGGCCTTGGATGCCAACTTGTGAATTTAATGTAGGGTTTGGAAGGGCTTGTGCATGGGAATGGAAATGGCAATATGGCATGGTGCTTGTGACAAAGGGCACTCATCCAGAAATAGAATCATTGGCATTGATGTGGTGAGCAGCATTGCATTCTTGAAGTGAAAATGATGTGTGGAATGTTGATTGTCTTGTCCCCTCCCTAGACCCAAAGGACCACAACTAAAGTATGAGCCTGCAAACCATGTGTTTCAAATTTTTGTGGGTCCAATTTCGTGTCCGTTGGGAAGGCATATTTACCCTTACGTTATTAGACGTTTGAATTCATTTAAAAGATGCACTCAAAAGAAGCATCCAAACTGTTGTTCCACattgatgaaaattttatttgagtaaATTAGTATCACTCTAACAAATAATAGTCTTTAAACATCAAGGGTAAtgtgtgtaaattttttaatatctgaGTTCAATtccttcaaattaaaaataaaatctttaaacTAATGAAACTATATAAGTAGTCTAAAGCATTAGACATTATGCTACATGGTTCCAAAAATATTGGAAAATTCTTCAAATTAGTTCCTcaatattagtaaaatatatCAACCCAAGAATTAAATTGATGAATATTCAATACTTTAGGATctacttataattttattagtttaaagATTATTTAGGGGAGAGAGTGATACTTCAAGGACTAAATTGgtgatttattcaattttattgagtatataaataaaaataataatctaaaaataaataagatgccCATTCACACTTACCGTATGCTGGTAATCCATTAATAAGGTACTAATGCTAATGGAGTAAACTCCTTTGTATTTTTTAGTAGATTGTACTTTGGAAGGTTTGAAATGAATttctaaaaagagaaaattgtgTCAAGAGTCTTATTTATACCCACCATTTGACGGTTAGAACCTAATAAGAAACTCCTACAGGGCCCATGTTCTTTATACTTCCATTTTTATTCTTCACACTCCCATTTTTTTCCCCCAAAATACCCTTATTTCCTCTCACCTTCACACTAGGTTGTGCCGACTTAAGAAGGCTGTTGCTTTATGGACCTACAAGTTGCTTCCTGCTTCCTTCcttgaatgttatttttttaccattcaGATTGGTCATTCCAGAAGCCAAAATTTGCATTCAatctaaaatgtaattttacatttcagATGATCATTCCGGACACAAAAACAAAAGGATACAGGAAACAACTTATAAGTGTAGGAAACAACAATCACTTAAAAGTCATGCTTTGCCAGTTTTGCGAACTTATTGGGTGTAGACATTTTTCTTTCACACACGTTACTTGCAACAATGactattttgattatatttattttactataatgtaaaactgtttagaatatttaatgtaattccaatgaaaaacaaataaacacttctaatgtttttaaagaatttatcaaaatttgactATTGTATATGGGTTAAGTAAAGAGCACAAAAATGTAGAAATACAACTCAACTCAACTATAGTGTTCATTGCCAAGTGGGAAATAACACTCAACCATAGTGTTTGCATATGACATCACATCCCGTTCATCTCTATGTACTCACAGTACATTTGCCTTTTGACAAACGCATACATGGTATGCAACTCACTCATTTATGAAAATTCTCATTCTCCCAAAGAAAGTTGGACCTCTGTCATGTAATTTTTTCCTGCATTGTTTGTATAGGTTTAAGATCAAAGTTGAATCCACTGATTTCTCAGCAGATTGCAGAAAACATATGAATGCATCTTCACTTCTTTACCTTGGAGCTATATAAGTTGAAACATCCCattctttcaaaaaattgaGATAATAATTAGAACATAAAATAGCATGTTACAAATGCACTGGGAAGAACCTCTATAGATATTGTTATAAGAGGCCAAAAGGTTCAGGAAGGTGCTCAAATCCATTATCAAATATGGGGCCTTGATCACACTTATCATCAGCACCATGCAGCCAGTTTGTGTTCTTCAAATCTTCTTTAAACAATAGTGCATCATAACGAGAACTCTCATAGATGTCCACTTCGCTCAGTTTTGCAGAATATTGTCTTTCATCTGCATCTCTTCCTTTCATCATCATATTCCTATCAATACCATTTCCCACATCAAAATTGGCTCCATTTTTACTGCTTATCATGCTTCCATTCATGTCAACAGATGCTGGAGCACTCGAGACTCGATGAGATTTGGAAGTGGAAGTTCTAATACTTTGAGGAAAGAGTGTGGTGCTTGATAGTGAACGAATATTTCCTGAGCTGTTCCTTATATCCTGTTAAATGAAAAAGCACATAGAGAATCAGGTTTGAGTTGATAGCAGAAACTTGCTAGAAGCATGCATCTTCTCAAAGTAAGCTCCAGCAACCAAATAAATGCTTATAACTATGAttctgtttggataaatttctctACAAGAACttttagagaaagaaaataagaaggtaaaatgaatttaaCTTCTAgcataagctaaaatcaacttatgcactttTATAGAAACTCTATTCTtttaacttcttcgaaagctaaagagtgtaagttgattttagcttatggAGAAATTCAATGCattttagctttttattttcttctcctataagtgtTTATGGAGGAGTTTATCCAAACAGATCCAAATGCCTAATACCATAACTTTGCTCAAAGATAAATGAAATATCAAGACAAAAGTGTCCAAATCATAAAGTATCGCAAGGTGAATGATGAATCATGGCATTGATGGCAAGGATTGCCGTATCATTTGGGCCATGATTTTCATTCAAAGTGAAAGTAGTTTGGTAGTATAAAGCTTCAACCTAATGTCTATTATGATcatgaaaaaaatgtgaaacagTTGAATGTTGATGGCTCTAATCAGTAAACTTTGACTTTAATCCTACAGAACTGAAAGAGTAGGGTATACGAACCATGTGCTTAATAGCCATATCCAAGGATTTCTTTGAGATAGTCCTCCCAAATCCAGTGTTGTCAGGAGCAGTAGTTGAGGACCTAATAGATTTCCTTGCAGCCACCTCAGGAGCATGTGAGACTTTTCTAGGCTCAGAAGCATCAGCATGATGGCCATTGGAATAGCCACGGGTTTTTGCTGCAGGTTCTGTCACTCTCCCCCTACTAACAATAGGAGATGAATGCCTCCTTGGCATAGTAACTGGGGAGGCTTGAGTTTCAGAAACATTTGCCTTCATAGTGACACCACCAGGACGTGATCGGCCTGCAGAAACCGGCCTATCAGGCAATGTTGTTCTCAGGTTTGGTGGTGTTTCAAGTGGGAAATCAGGTGGAACAATTGGCTGAGGTGGAGGCCTAACTCGCGGGCTTGGTGAGCTTGGCCTTGATGCAGGTGCTGAACTGCGTCCATTCGATGAAACACGGCCTGCTGAAGTTAAAGAACCTGTCGTAGGGGAAGGTGATGGAGATAAAGATGGCATTGAGCTCCTACGTGTGGGAGTAGAAGGCCGAGACAGTGATCGAGTTGATGAAGCAGATGGAGAATGCAAGTTCGCAGGAATGTGAGGCCTAGAACTAGGAGTGGAAGGTCTTGAGCCTTGTGATGATGGTCTATTCTTTTCAGCAGTAGAGTTGGTGGAAACTGAACGCGGTTTGGAGGGTGTTGAGGACCGCGATGCTGTGGGGCGAGACGAGGGAGTGGAAGGCCTTGCTGCAGATGAAGAGTGAGTTACGGGGGAAGATGGTCTAATGTAAGATGAAACTGAGGCTGAACTTGTGTTGAGGATTGAAGATGAGTGTCTGTTTGAAG
This window harbors:
- the LOC100797203 gene encoding flocculation protein FLO11 isoform X1, which codes for MMSGRNVRESLLGSLNHHRRGHSFNGVANNNHHHDDNLDLFSDNRRSLALAASSDDSSDVSVKLGRLSVGTAKPVRSGIDDLLSSTEGGKHDYDWLLTPPGTPVFPSEGESQTTLAPPRRSLTRSTSTSKASRLAVSQSENNPPSRPARSSSVTRSSISTSHSQYSSYSSNRHSSSILNTSSASVSSYIRPSSPVTHSSSAARPSTPSSRPTASRSSTPSKPRSVSTNSTAEKNRPSSQGSRPSTPSSRPHIPANLHSPSASSTRSLSRPSTPTRRSSMPSLSPSPSPTTGSLTSAGRVSSNGRSSAPASRPSSPSPRVRPPPQPIVPPDFPLETPPNLRTTLPDRPVSAGRSRPGGVTMKANVSETQASPVTMPRRHSSPIVSRGRVTEPAAKTRGYSNGHHADASEPRKVSHAPEVAARKSIRSSTTAPDNTGFGRTISKKSLDMAIKHMDIRNSSGNIRSLSSTTLFPQSIRTSTSKSHRVSSAPASVDMNGSMISSKNGANFDVGNGIDRNMMMKGRDADERQYSAKLSEVDIYESSRYDALLFKEDLKNTNWLHGADDKCDQGPIFDNGFEHLPEPFGLL
- the LOC100797203 gene encoding flocculation protein FLO11 isoform X2, which codes for MPCADGALLFHFVNISVKLGRLSVGTAKPVRSGIDDLLSSTEGGKHDYDWLLTPPGTPVFPSEGESQTTLAPPRRSLTRSTSTSKASRLAVSQSENNPPSRPARSSSVTRSSISTSHSQYSSYSSNRHSSSILNTSSASVSSYIRPSSPVTHSSSAARPSTPSSRPTASRSSTPSKPRSVSTNSTAEKNRPSSQGSRPSTPSSRPHIPANLHSPSASSTRSLSRPSTPTRRSSMPSLSPSPSPTTGSLTSAGRVSSNGRSSAPASRPSSPSPRVRPPPQPIVPPDFPLETPPNLRTTLPDRPVSAGRSRPGGVTMKANVSETQASPVTMPRRHSSPIVSRGRVTEPAAKTRGYSNGHHADASEPRKVSHAPEVAARKSIRSSTTAPDNTGFGRTISKKSLDMAIKHMDIRNSSGNIRSLSSTTLFPQSIRTSTSKSHRVSSAPASVDMNGSMISSKNGANFDVGNGIDRNMMMKGRDADERQYSAKLSEVDIYESSRYDALLFKEDLKNTNWLHGADDKCDQGPIFDNGFEHLPEPFGLL